In Pleurocapsa sp. PCC 7319, the following are encoded in one genomic region:
- a CDS encoding YegS/Rv2252/BmrU family lipid kinase, whose protein sequence is MIMSRKACLIFNPVAGQGDSEQDLATIKRHLEPEFTLDIQFTTEEVDGGKLARQALENGTKIIIASGGDGTVSAVTEVLIETDIILGVIARGTANAFANALGIPDTIEAACKNILAGAVKKVDAAMCNDKPMILLAGIGFEAETVQDADREAKDRLGILAYVLSGLKQLQEFEKFTAEIETEDKVITIDASAVTIANAAPPSSVLAQGTAGVIFDDGLLDVTILAPQTKTGAIVTSIQLLQSGGNEQTVEREGVGYLRSSWVKVTTDPPQKVVLDGEIVGKTPIEVRCISESLNVFVPVEEEVQPNEQLDNLPGINIKSK, encoded by the coding sequence ATCATCATGAGTCGCAAAGCCTGTCTAATTTTTAATCCTGTTGCTGGTCAAGGGGATTCCGAACAAGACCTAGCCACAATTAAAAGACATTTAGAACCAGAGTTTACTCTCGATATTCAATTTACTACTGAAGAAGTTGATGGAGGAAAATTAGCTCGTCAAGCTTTAGAAAATGGTACGAAAATAATAATTGCTTCTGGTGGTGACGGCACGGTTTCTGCGGTCACAGAGGTGTTAATCGAAACAGATATTATCTTGGGGGTAATAGCTAGAGGTACAGCTAATGCCTTTGCTAATGCTTTAGGTATTCCCGACACAATAGAAGCAGCCTGCAAAAATATCTTAGCGGGTGCGGTTAAAAAAGTTGATGCAGCAATGTGTAACGACAAGCCGATGATTCTGCTGGCGGGAATTGGCTTTGAAGCTGAAACAGTCCAAGATGCCGATCGCGAAGCTAAAGATCGTTTGGGAATACTAGCTTATGTGCTGTCTGGTTTAAAGCAGTTGCAAGAGTTTGAAAAATTTACCGCCGAGATTGAAACTGAAGACAAGGTAATTACGATAGATGCTAGTGCAGTTACTATTGCTAACGCTGCACCTCCTTCTTCTGTACTGGCACAGGGAACGGCAGGGGTTATTTTTGACGATGGTTTGCTCGATGTTACAATTCTCGCTCCTCAGACCAAAACAGGCGCGATCGTAACATCAATTCAATTACTACAAAGTGGTGGCAACGAACAAACAGTGGAAAGAGAAGGTGTAGGCTATTTACGTTCTAGCTGGGTTAAGGTAACTACCGATCCACCTCAAAAAGTAGTTTTGGATGGAGAAATTGTTGGTAAAACGCCGATTGAAGTCAGATGTATTTCTGAAAGTTTAAACGTTTTTGTTCCTGTAGAAGAAGAAGTCCAGCCTAACGAACAGTTGGATAATTTACCTGGAATAAATATCAAATCGAAATAG
- a CDS encoding HAMP domain-containing sensor histidine kinase: MKRILVLVGHDKNRHLLSQYLEGQYQILSPQTENNFLVEGVQLLESEFDLCFIDFSTIHQLRQQMLARRDREIPLFLPFVFLTSLQDVGLSTDHLEPLIDDIIYLPAKKAELRTKLRVLLRSRSYSLQLQAAQAELNQALAQEKELNQLKSRFVSIVSHEFRNPLNSISGMAQILEAYGDKLTPDKKTEVFQQLKCNVTKMTELLDDVLIISRKDVGKLQFNPAPLDLESFCRGLISEIQTIYNYKQSVNFVYPEIPAKQFALDRKLLHHILTNLLANACKYSPQDSTIDFEVDFEPTNELVFTIRDRGMGIPAKDIPNLFDPFYRASNSEGIQGTGLGLAIVKQYVELHQGVISVESELETGTTFKVTISSKIDN, from the coding sequence ATGAAACGTATTCTCGTACTGGTAGGACACGACAAAAATCGTCATTTACTCTCTCAATATCTCGAAGGACAGTACCAAATCTTGTCTCCTCAAACCGAAAACAATTTTTTAGTTGAAGGAGTGCAACTTCTAGAGTCAGAGTTCGATCTTTGTTTTATTGACTTTAGCACGATTCATCAACTAAGACAGCAAATGCTTGCCAGACGCGATCGAGAGATTCCCCTATTTTTACCATTTGTTTTTCTTACTTCTCTGCAAGATGTTGGGCTTTCTACAGACCATCTAGAACCATTAATCGACGATATTATCTATCTACCAGCCAAAAAAGCTGAGTTACGAACTAAGTTAAGGGTACTGTTGCGATCGCGTTCCTATTCACTACAGCTTCAGGCAGCCCAAGCAGAATTAAACCAAGCTCTGGCTCAAGAAAAAGAACTCAACCAGCTTAAATCGCGCTTTGTCTCCATTGTCTCTCATGAATTTCGTAACCCTCTCAATAGCATTTCAGGTATGGCACAAATTCTGGAAGCTTATGGCGATAAACTTACTCCAGACAAGAAAACAGAAGTTTTTCAGCAGCTAAAGTGTAATGTGACCAAAATGACCGAACTATTGGATGATGTGCTGATTATTAGTCGTAAAGATGTGGGAAAACTGCAATTTAATCCAGCACCTCTAGATTTGGAGTCTTTTTGTCGCGGATTGATTAGTGAAATTCAAACAATTTATAACTACAAACAATCAGTCAACTTTGTCTATCCAGAAATACCTGCAAAACAATTCGCTCTAGATCGCAAGCTACTGCATCATATTTTGACTAACCTACTAGCCAATGCTTGCAAATACTCTCCCCAAGATAGCACGATCGATTTTGAGGTTGACTTTGAGCCTACAAATGAGCTAGTTTTCACGATCCGCGATCGCGGTATGGGTATTCCAGCCAAAGATATCCCCAATTTATTTGACCCCTTTTACCGCGCCAGTAACTCAGAGGGAATTCAGGGTACGGGTTTGGGACTGGCGATCGTCAAACAATATGTTGAATTACATCAAGGGGTAATTTCTGTTGAAAGCGAACTAGAAACAGGCACTACATTTAAAGTTACTATTTCTAGCAAGATTGATAACTGA
- a CDS encoding response regulator — translation MSHNQRNLELLTQVLEQANYHTIATNNYSELATALADYKGIDLGLIDLAGCDRQIWEYCEQLQSENIPFLTFTPKYNPIIERDSLVHGASSIVIKPLVIQNLLLLIDSLVDNSG, via the coding sequence TTGAGCCACAATCAACGCAATCTAGAACTCTTGACTCAAGTATTAGAACAAGCCAACTATCATACTATTGCTACCAATAACTACAGCGAGTTGGCAACAGCTTTAGCCGATTATAAAGGCATAGATTTGGGACTAATCGATTTGGCTGGATGCGATCGCCAGATTTGGGAATATTGCGAACAATTACAATCGGAGAATATTCCGTTTCTAACTTTTACCCCTAAATACAATCCTATAATTGAGAGGGATAGTTTAGTTCATGGTGCCAGTAGCATCGTAATAAAACCTCTGGTAATTCAAAATTTACTTTTACTAATCGATAGCTTAGTAGACAATTCAGGATGA
- a CDS encoding ATPase domain-containing protein, with protein MTANRVSTGVIGLDNILSGGLISSQAYLIKGQPGSGKTTLGFHFLNAGIIEGETALFISFSESETRLRRNAAGIGLNLDEVEFLDLSPTADFFASDQTYDIFSPAEVEQAPVTQSIIEAIDRLQPQRIFLDAITQFRFLASDPFQFRKQVQSLLRFIVDREITLLFTSEGSDRHPDDDLQFMSDGVIQLQMTAKRRNIRVAKFRGSGFISGDHDLSLDEAGMSVFPTLIPEAYERKFKLEMISSGIPEIDELLAGGIERGTTTVISGPSGVGKSTLGMQFMKEAAGRGERSVIYAFEEGIETLLERCEAINIPAHVMIERGTLSVVKVEPLKYTPNQFVHLVRSEVEEHNARIVMIDSTSGYKLSMQGEDLIRQLHALCQYLKNMGVTVILVNEVHSIAGGEFSVTEIGLSYLSDNLIFLRYLELGGQLRKAIGVLKKRVSNFERSLREFTITKYGIKVGEPLTQLRGILTGVPEWVDGTDK; from the coding sequence ATGACGGCGAATCGCGTTTCTACTGGAGTTATTGGTCTAGATAACATCTTATCGGGAGGTTTAATTTCTTCTCAGGCGTATCTAATCAAAGGTCAACCAGGAAGCGGTAAAACAACTCTGGGATTTCATTTTCTCAATGCGGGGATAATTGAAGGAGAAACAGCCTTATTTATCAGTTTTAGCGAGTCAGAAACGAGGCTGCGTCGCAATGCTGCGGGGATAGGACTTAACTTAGATGAGGTAGAATTTCTCGATCTTAGCCCTACGGCGGATTTTTTTGCTAGCGACCAAACTTATGATATTTTTTCTCCTGCTGAAGTCGAACAAGCCCCTGTTACTCAAAGTATTATTGAGGCTATCGATCGCCTCCAACCCCAGAGAATATTTTTGGATGCCATAACTCAATTTCGCTTTCTAGCATCAGATCCGTTTCAATTTCGCAAGCAGGTACAATCTTTATTACGCTTCATCGTCGATCGCGAAATAACCTTGCTGTTTACCTCCGAGGGGAGCGATCGCCATCCCGATGACGATCTTCAGTTTATGAGCGATGGCGTAATTCAGCTACAGATGACTGCTAAAAGACGCAATATTCGGGTGGCAAAATTTCGCGGTTCGGGGTTTATTAGTGGCGATCACGATTTATCTTTAGATGAAGCGGGAATGTCAGTCTTTCCTACCTTAATTCCCGAAGCCTACGAGCGTAAGTTCAAGTTAGAAATGATTTCTTCAGGTATACCCGAAATTGACGAACTTCTGGCTGGGGGAATCGAACGAGGTACGACGACAGTTATCAGTGGTCCATCGGGGGTTGGTAAATCTACTTTAGGGATGCAGTTTATGAAAGAAGCTGCGGGTAGGGGCGAGCGTTCGGTAATCTATGCTTTTGAAGAAGGTATAGAAACTTTGTTAGAGCGTTGCGAGGCGATTAATATCCCCGCTCATGTAATGATCGAACGGGGTACTCTATCGGTGGTGAAGGTAGAACCGCTTAAATATACCCCCAATCAATTTGTACATTTGGTACGTAGCGAAGTAGAAGAACACAATGCTCGCATAGTGATGATTGATAGTACCTCTGGCTATAAACTATCGATGCAGGGAGAAGATCTGATTAGACAGCTACACGCATTGTGCCAGTATCTCAAGAATATGGGGGTGACTGTGATTTTGGTCAACGAAGTTCACAGCATTGCTGGAGGGGAATTTAGCGTTACAGAAATTGGACTTTCGTATCTGTCGGATAATTTGATCTTTTTGCGTTATCTAGAATTAGGAGGACAGTTACGCAAAGCGATTGGGGTGCTTAAAAAGAGAGTATCGAATTTCGAGCGATCGCTACGGGAGTTTACGATTACTAAATACGGTATCAAAGTAGGAGAACCACTGACGCAGTTACGAGGAATTTTAACTGGTGTACCAGAATGGGTCGATGGCACAGATAAATGA
- a CDS encoding WGxxGxxG family protein, whose product MNLARIYQLSGTGLLAISLTLLSLTSSVKAQTDVQPDVEPNIAVIEEEDGFDWGLLGLLGLLGLGGLAGKNNSDRHEVRNIESFPEAPKRTR is encoded by the coding sequence ATGAATTTAGCTAGAATTTATCAGCTTTCAGGTACAGGATTATTGGCAATTAGTTTGACACTCTTGTCATTAACTAGTTCTGTCAAAGCTCAGACAGATGTACAACCTGATGTAGAGCCTAATATTGCAGTGATAGAAGAAGAAGATGGCTTTGACTGGGGTTTACTAGGATTACTAGGTTTATTAGGATTAGGTGGATTAGCAGGTAAAAATAATAGCGATCGCCACGAAGTTAGAAATATTGAATCCTTCCCAGAAGCACCCAAACGTACCCGCTAA
- a CDS encoding FAD-dependent oxidoreductase, which translates to MTTLPGKPKSFWLDSTETTSFPQMENVTVDVAIIGAGITGITAAYLLKKAGKTVALIEAQQIAASASGHTTAKVTSLHQLIYATLIDRHGEDAARLYGESNQAGVEFIAATVEKEGIDCDFQRNDTYSFAEDKKNLDKIQKEYDAAVKLGLPAEFVTETTLPFDIAGAIKFTNQAQFHVRKYLLHLANTIPGNGSYIFEDSRVQTVDEGTPCKVHANGITLQATDVLLTTHLPIVDTGLFFAKTYPQRSYIIGAKISEEKAPAGMYIGVGNNYHSIRTTPAEDGGLLLLIGGGGHKVGEKSETEESYQELARYIHSHFGIDKIDYRWSSQDYESFDKLPYIGKLTPANEHIYVATGFNLWGMSKGTMAGMLLADLVQGKTNPWADLYDSLRATPFVTQESIKNNLDVGKHWVMDRLKGIQDWSTDDVKPGEGKIITLKGEKVGVYKDEAGKVTAVNATCPHLACIVNWNSAEKSWDCPCHGGRFTCDGKVIQGPAVKDLEQKVV; encoded by the coding sequence ATGACAACTTTGCCAGGAAAACCAAAGTCTTTTTGGTTGGATTCTACGGAGACAACATCTTTTCCCCAAATGGAAAACGTAACGGTAGATGTTGCAATTATCGGCGCGGGCATTACAGGAATTACCGCAGCCTATTTACTCAAAAAAGCAGGCAAAACTGTAGCCTTAATTGAAGCACAGCAAATCGCTGCTAGTGCTAGTGGTCACACCACCGCGAAAGTAACATCTTTACATCAACTTATCTATGCAACTTTAATCGATCGCCACGGGGAAGACGCAGCCAGACTTTACGGTGAATCAAACCAAGCGGGGGTCGAATTTATCGCAGCTACCGTAGAAAAAGAGGGGATCGACTGTGATTTTCAACGCAACGATACCTATAGCTTTGCTGAAGATAAAAAGAATTTAGACAAAATTCAGAAAGAATACGATGCAGCCGTAAAATTAGGACTTCCTGCTGAATTTGTCACTGAAACTACTCTACCCTTTGATATTGCAGGTGCGATAAAGTTTACCAATCAAGCGCAGTTTCACGTTCGTAAATATCTCTTACATCTTGCCAATACTATTCCTGGTAACGGTAGCTATATTTTTGAAGATAGTCGTGTTCAGACTGTAGATGAAGGAACACCTTGCAAAGTCCACGCTAACGGCATTACTTTACAGGCTACAGATGTTTTACTAACAACTCATCTGCCAATCGTCGATACGGGATTATTCTTTGCCAAAACCTACCCCCAACGTTCCTATATTATTGGGGCAAAGATTAGCGAAGAGAAAGCACCAGCAGGAATGTATATCGGCGTAGGAAACAACTATCATTCCATTCGCACCACTCCCGCAGAAGATGGCGGTTTGTTACTTTTAATTGGTGGTGGTGGTCACAAGGTTGGAGAAAAAAGCGAAACCGAAGAATCCTATCAAGAACTAGCTCGCTACATCCATTCCCATTTTGGCATCGATAAGATTGACTATCGCTGGTCGAGTCAGGATTACGAGTCTTTCGATAAATTACCTTATATCGGCAAGCTTACCCCTGCTAATGAACATATTTACGTCGCTACGGGATTTAATCTCTGGGGTATGAGTAAAGGGACAATGGCGGGAATGCTTCTAGCAGATTTAGTTCAAGGCAAAACTAATCCTTGGGCAGATTTATACGACTCCTTGCGCGCAACTCCTTTTGTCACCCAAGAATCGATTAAAAATAACCTTGATGTGGGTAAACACTGGGTAATGGACAGACTCAAAGGTATTCAAGATTGGTCTACTGATGATGTCAAACCAGGAGAAGGTAAAATCATTACTCTCAAAGGTGAGAAAGTCGGAGTGTACAAAGATGAAGCAGGTAAAGTTACGGCAGTAAATGCTACCTGTCCTCATTTAGCCTGTATCGTCAACTGGAATAGTGCCGAAAAAAGTTGGGACTGTCCCTGTCATGGAGGACGTTTTACTTGCGATGGCAAAGTAATTCAAGGTCCTGCGGTCAAAGACTTAGAACAAAAAGTAGTCTAG
- a CDS encoding DUF2993 domain-containing protein translates to MKSAGAGEQAINNIAKAGIEATLDNAESLEVDLHSNPLDLMQGEIDSVSVKGEGLVMQKELRADKLRIETNDISINSIKAAMGNIELSKPTDARMLVVLKETDLQNAFNCEYVRDKLQNLKIDLDGEQVTAKIEQVNFLLPDIGKVKLEANVHLVETDQNEKISLTAIPEIDNEGNCINLKSIEYLQDTKYNTAVAKAIIDSAEEILDLRNFELDTMSLRVRKLDVNLGKLTIEADAEITDFPNA, encoded by the coding sequence GTGAAATCAGCAGGTGCAGGCGAACAAGCAATTAATAATATTGCTAAAGCAGGAATCGAAGCAACATTAGACAATGCAGAATCTTTAGAAGTAGATCTACACAGCAACCCTTTAGATTTGATGCAGGGAGAAATTGATTCTGTCAGTGTTAAAGGTGAAGGTTTAGTAATGCAGAAAGAATTACGAGCCGACAAACTAAGGATAGAAACCAATGACATTTCAATTAATTCTATCAAGGCAGCAATGGGCAATATTGAATTAAGTAAGCCTACTGACGCTAGAATGCTCGTGGTTTTAAAAGAAACAGATCTGCAAAATGCGTTTAATTGCGAGTATGTCAGAGATAAATTACAAAATTTAAAAATAGATTTAGACGGAGAACAGGTTACAGCTAAAATCGAACAGGTCAATTTTCTTTTACCAGATATAGGCAAGGTTAAGTTAGAAGCCAACGTTCATTTGGTAGAAACAGACCAGAATGAAAAGATAAGCTTGACTGCTATACCTGAAATAGATAATGAAGGTAACTGTATCAATTTAAAATCAATTGAATATCTTCAAGATACTAAATACAATACAGCCGTAGCTAAAGCAATTATCGATAGCGCAGAAGAGATATTAGATCTACGCAACTTTGAGCTGGACACGATGTCTTTGAGAGTCAGAAAGTTAGATGTTAATCTGGGCAAGCTAACTATTGAAGCCGACGCTGAAATTACCGATTTTCCTAATGCTTAA
- a CDS encoding HAMP domain-containing sensor histidine kinase produces the protein MSQDLGKSLLAKTDVIIESWIAAIREDVDVESSKDLAYKSVRNSIPLVMEALATILSQSISDRHQKLEDNGWEHGIVRAEQGYDVAEIVREYSLLRTIIFDVLTPELIANSGTEIIEKVKTIDSTLDRVITLSLESYLATRLKELEQVRSQLILTNQELTRLVATQKEDVSHMAHELKSPLNAIMGFSSLLLQQQKQAVKGNETSLSLQMTEKVVSNGRQLLRLINDILEVSRYETGKIPLNIEPCNVRSLIQIVVETLTISANQKDLEIIFNCDIPPEKVQTDSLRLQQIVTNLVSNAIRYTESGTITVTCSVESGDRWSLTVADTGIGLNPEAQAQIFEPYYRVGSKKGYSEGSTGLGLTIVDKLVKLLQGTINLDSELGKGSTFKVIFPL, from the coding sequence ATGAGTCAAGATCTTGGCAAATCTTTACTGGCAAAAACTGACGTTATCATTGAGAGTTGGATCGCAGCTATTCGTGAAGATGTCGATGTCGAGAGTTCTAAAGACTTGGCATATAAATCTGTCCGTAACAGTATTCCTCTGGTTATGGAAGCCCTTGCTACTATACTCTCTCAATCGATAAGCGATCGCCATCAGAAGTTGGAAGATAACGGTTGGGAACACGGTATTGTTAGAGCCGAACAAGGATACGATGTGGCAGAAATTGTACGGGAGTACAGTTTGTTACGCACAATTATTTTTGATGTGCTTACGCCTGAATTGATAGCTAATTCTGGGACTGAAATAATAGAAAAAGTTAAAACGATTGATTCTACGTTAGATCGTGTGATTACCTTATCCTTAGAAAGTTATTTGGCAACCAGACTTAAAGAGTTGGAACAGGTGCGGAGTCAATTAATCTTGACCAATCAAGAGCTAACCCGTTTGGTAGCAACCCAAAAAGAAGATGTGTCTCACATGGCGCATGAGTTAAAATCTCCCCTCAATGCAATCATGGGTTTCTCTAGCTTGCTCTTACAACAGCAAAAGCAAGCGGTGAAAGGTAATGAAACATCTTTGAGTCTGCAAATGACGGAAAAAGTAGTCTCTAACGGCAGACAGTTGTTGCGTCTAATTAATGACATCTTAGAAGTTTCTCGTTATGAAACTGGGAAAATACCTTTAAACATAGAACCATGTAATGTGCGTTCTTTAATTCAAATTGTCGTCGAAACTCTGACAATTTCGGCAAATCAGAAAGATTTAGAAATTATCTTCAACTGCGATATTCCCCCAGAAAAAGTACAAACTGATTCTCTAAGACTACAGCAAATCGTAACTAATTTAGTCAGTAACGCCATTCGCTATACCGAGTCGGGAACTATTACCGTAACCTGTTCGGTTGAATCTGGCGATCGCTGGTCTTTAACGGTAGCAGATACAGGAATTGGTCTAAATCCAGAAGCTCAGGCTCAAATCTTTGAACCTTACTATCGGGTTGGCTCAAAAAAAGGCTATTCAGAAGGTAGTACTGGTTTGGGATTGACGATTGTGGACAAGCTGGTCAAACTACTCCAGGGAACAATTAATCTCGACTCAGAACTGGGAAAAGGTTCAACTTTTAAAGTAATCTTTCCCCTTTAA
- a CDS encoding Crp/Fnr family transcriptional regulator: MFASNLNKPINRLLAALPGEDYQRLYPHLQPVELPQYKILYHAGEDYDYAYFPSHSIVSTVAIMENGSTTEIGIIGSEGMVGLPIILDTGYTNSTAIVQVGGNGYKIAAKQLQEELNRQGALKRLLMRYVQARFIQLGQTAACNRYHTVEQRFARWLLTVRDDIQQDEFQLTQEFISQMLGVRRTGVSEIAAKFQKAGIIQYKRGFIRIVSSQRLEAATCECYQLIYQEFSRLLK; encoded by the coding sequence TTGTTTGCTTCTAATTTAAACAAGCCAATCAATCGGCTGCTGGCTGCTTTACCAGGCGAAGATTATCAACGTCTTTATCCTCACCTGCAACCAGTAGAACTTCCTCAGTATAAAATTCTTTACCATGCTGGTGAAGACTATGACTATGCATACTTTCCTTCCCACTCAATTGTTTCTACCGTAGCGATTATGGAAAACGGCTCGACTACAGAGATTGGAATCATTGGCAGTGAAGGTATGGTAGGATTGCCAATTATTTTAGATACTGGCTATACAAATTCTACGGCGATAGTTCAGGTAGGTGGCAATGGCTACAAAATTGCTGCTAAACAACTACAAGAAGAGTTAAACCGCCAGGGTGCATTAAAGCGTCTACTGATGCGTTATGTTCAAGCTCGGTTTATTCAGCTCGGTCAAACCGCTGCCTGTAATCGCTATCATACTGTCGAGCAAAGATTCGCTAGGTGGCTATTAACGGTACGAGATGATATACAACAAGATGAATTTCAATTGACCCAAGAATTTATCTCCCAAATGTTAGGAGTACGCCGTACTGGGGTATCAGAAATAGCTGCTAAATTTCAAAAAGCAGGCATCATCCAGTATAAACGTGGTTTTATTCGCATTGTTTCTTCTCAAAGGTTAGAGGCTGCTACTTGTGAATGCTATCAGTTAATTTATCAGGAATTCTCTCGCTTACTTAAGTAA
- a CDS encoding Crp/Fnr family transcriptional regulator: MNDPKNNRILSTLPSTEYQHLIKLLEPVDLTFNEILLEAAQKSELLYFPTQGIVSLVSVLDDGATTEIGLIGKEGMVGTLQFLGNGILNSRTMVQVKGTAMRIESEVLRVEFDRSEILQKLLLGYALKLFNQVSQGAACNNHHTVKQRTARWLLMLDDRSENKLSMTQQLLSQMLGVRRTGVSEIANDFKQQGMINYQRGLITILDRQALEAQACQCYQLVRV; the protein is encoded by the coding sequence TTGAACGATCCTAAAAACAATCGCATACTATCAACACTGCCTAGCACAGAATACCAACACTTAATTAAACTACTCGAACCAGTCGATCTTACTTTCAATGAAATTCTTTTAGAGGCAGCGCAAAAAAGCGAATTACTTTATTTCCCCACTCAAGGAATCGTGTCTTTAGTCTCAGTTTTGGATGATGGCGCGACTACTGAAATTGGTTTGATTGGTAAAGAAGGAATGGTGGGAACGCTGCAATTTTTGGGAAATGGCATTCTCAACAGCCGTACTATGGTTCAGGTTAAAGGGACGGCAATGCGGATCGAGTCAGAGGTGCTACGAGTTGAATTTGACCGCAGCGAGATACTGCAAAAACTACTGCTGGGCTATGCTTTGAAATTATTTAATCAGGTTAGCCAAGGTGCTGCCTGTAACAATCACCACACCGTCAAACAGCGAACGGCTCGCTGGCTATTAATGCTCGATGACCGTAGTGAGAATAAATTGTCAATGACTCAGCAGTTACTCTCGCAAATGTTGGGAGTGCGTCGCACGGGAGTATCGGAAATAGCTAACGATTTCAAGCAGCAGGGAATGATTAACTATCAGCGAGGTCTAATCACGATCCTCGATCGCCAAGCCCTTGAAGCTCAAGCATGTCAATGTTATCAGCTTGTCAGGGTTTAA
- a CDS encoding response regulator: MSSRSLLVIDDNDDFITLVKLSLELDTDWKIFTALDGREGIVKAQKLQPDLILLDVAMPHLDGIAVYKILKSNQATRSIPTIFLTAMIGIEKAVQLEVNADVEVITKPMSIVLLQEQIIDLYERYSFASQL; encoded by the coding sequence GTGAGTTCTAGAAGTCTGTTGGTAATTGACGACAACGATGATTTTATTACGTTGGTTAAGTTGTCTTTGGAACTTGATACGGACTGGAAAATTTTTACGGCTTTAGATGGCAGAGAGGGAATTGTTAAGGCACAGAAATTGCAGCCAGATTTAATTTTGCTTGATGTGGCGATGCCCCACCTGGATGGAATAGCTGTATATAAAATACTCAAATCCAATCAGGCGACTCGCTCTATTCCCACTATTTTTTTAACGGCTATGATTGGGATAGAGAAGGCGGTTCAGTTAGAAGTTAACGCAGATGTAGAAGTAATTACCAAGCCCATGAGTATTGTCTTGTTGCAGGAACAAATAATCGATCTATACGAACGGTATTCATTTGCCAGTCAATTGTAG
- a CDS encoding HEAT repeat domain-containing protein — translation MTNTPNPDKNGETFILSHSETDELLAKVNQQIAEETFNHHDQHLIKQMVECLGDTRGLVRMYYAEALGKVGKPAVNPLIDALLHHSNVVVRRAAGKTLTLIEDPQAVPHLIYALLNDQDTVVQASAIGALARTGEASVTPLLKVLSSPDSTESNKGHAAWALAFIGSQAKDQLYEAYGSQSPEVRAAVVGAIAKVAEENRDDTKALNLLVNSLNDSAANVRSEAAAVLGNLKYQPAIPNLRKLLSHSEGETRKSAALSLMKIGDRNSIEPLQDALKTEADEGVKKAIALAISLLERQTEEDDW, via the coding sequence ATGACTAATACGCCCAATCCTGATAAGAATGGCGAAACATTCATCCTTTCTCATTCTGAAACAGATGAACTCCTAGCCAAAGTTAATCAGCAAATTGCTGAGGAAACTTTTAACCACCACGACCAGCATCTGATCAAGCAAATGGTTGAATGTTTGGGCGATACACGGGGTTTAGTCAGAATGTATTATGCAGAAGCATTGGGGAAAGTTGGAAAACCTGCGGTTAATCCTTTAATTGATGCTTTATTGCATCACTCCAATGTAGTTGTTAGAAGAGCAGCAGGAAAGACTTTAACTCTAATTGAAGATCCTCAAGCTGTCCCCCATCTCATCTATGCATTACTCAATGACCAAGATACAGTAGTGCAAGCTTCCGCGATTGGTGCATTAGCTCGGACAGGAGAAGCATCAGTAACTCCCCTATTAAAAGTATTATCTTCGCCAGATTCTACTGAAAGCAACAAAGGTCATGCTGCTTGGGCATTGGCATTTATTGGCTCTCAAGCCAAAGATCAACTATACGAAGCTTATGGCTCTCAATCTCCTGAAGTTAGAGCCGCAGTAGTAGGTGCGATCGCCAAGGTGGCCGAAGAAAATCGTGATGATACTAAAGCATTGAATTTGTTGGTTAACTCCCTAAATGATTCCGCAGCCAATGTACGAAGTGAAGCCGCAGCAGTACTCGGTAACTTAAAATATCAGCCAGCTATTCCCAATCTTAGGAAATTACTGAGTCATTCTGAAGGAGAAACCCGAAAATCGGCAGCCCTGTCTTTAATGAAAATCGGCGATCGCAATTCTATTGAGCCGTTACAAGATGCTCTAAAAACAGAAGCCGATGAAGGAGTCAAAAAGGCGATCGCTCTGGCTATTTCTCTGTTAGAAAGACAAACGGAAGAGGATGATTGGTAA